The following are encoded in a window of Deltaproteobacteria bacterium genomic DNA:
- a CDS encoding zinc ribbon-containing protein, with amino-acid sequence MEEQRQSEKEKKEVGLYEKLASRSKELIGEAKEKTSGTIDKAIEKAKEEMVVAGDFSHEQGEKLKAFLKRDLEVARKGINKAGHAAKEALEPHRLAAGFQGILATILEVVGEVFEEWGAKLEANLDYKTGELSTPGSLTCKKCGNIIKIHDTGHIPPCPKCRGVEFHKSY; translated from the coding sequence ATGGAGGAACAAAGGCAGTCGGAAAAAGAAAAAAAAGAGGTCGGTTTATATGAAAAACTTGCAAGCAGGTCAAAGGAACTTATCGGCGAGGCAAAAGAAAAAACATCGGGAACGATAGATAAGGCCATTGAAAAAGCGAAGGAAGAGATGGTTGTAGCCGGTGATTTTAGTCACGAGCAGGGAGAGAAGCTTAAGGCTTTCCTTAAACGTGATCTGGAAGTGGCACGAAAGGGTATCAATAAAGCAGGACATGCTGCAAAAGAAGCCCTTGAGCCGCACAGGCTTGCAGCAGGGTTCCAGGGAATACTGGCTACTATCCTGGAGGTTGTCGGAGAAGTGTTTGAAGAGTGGGGCGCAAAACTGGAAGCAAATCTCGATTACAAGACAGGTGAACTCTCTACGCCGGGATCGCTTACCTGCAAAAAGTGCGGTAACATAATCAAAATCCATGATACGGGCCATATCCCTCCCTGCCCAAAGTGTCGTGGCGTTGAGTTTCATAAATCTTATTAA
- a CDS encoding alcohol dehydrogenase catalytic domain-containing protein, whose protein sequence is MKALLFTENKLTLSENVPPPLPAADEALIRVTCAGICATDLEIIKGYMGFEGILGHEFVGIVEECSKKNLVAKRVTGEINIACGKCPCCQKNREKHCPERSVLGILDKNGAFAQYLTLPVKNLHLIPDSVSDEEAVFIEPLAAAFEILEQINISHVDKVCVIGDGRLGNLAAQVVAMTGCKLFVEGKYEEKLAILQERGITTRTIANLHPEKRGDFDIVIDCTGSSSGMERAMKLVRPEGTIVLKSTLAGERTFDFNQLVIDEITLIGSRCGPFEPAIKALENKSADVKPLMSKVFTLENGLEAFDYAAQKGTLKVLLKA, encoded by the coding sequence ATGAAAGCGCTCCTTTTCACAGAGAACAAGCTGACTCTCTCTGAGAACGTCCCTCCTCCCCTGCCGGCAGCAGATGAAGCTTTGATTCGCGTCACCTGTGCCGGAATTTGTGCAACCGACCTGGAAATTATAAAAGGCTACATGGGCTTTGAAGGAATTTTGGGACATGAGTTCGTCGGCATCGTTGAGGAATGTTCTAAAAAAAACCTGGTCGCCAAAAGGGTGACCGGTGAGATTAACATTGCCTGTGGAAAGTGCCCCTGCTGTCAAAAAAACAGGGAGAAACACTGCCCTGAAAGATCCGTTCTGGGCATACTGGATAAAAACGGCGCTTTTGCCCAATATCTTACCCTTCCCGTTAAAAACCTTCATCTCATTCCCGATTCTGTCTCCGACGAGGAAGCTGTTTTCATTGAACCGCTTGCAGCTGCCTTTGAAATCCTTGAGCAGATAAATATCTCTCATGTTGACAAGGTATGTGTTATAGGTGATGGAAGACTGGGCAACCTTGCGGCACAGGTAGTGGCAATGACCGGTTGTAAACTCTTTGTCGAGGGCAAATATGAAGAAAAACTGGCAATTTTACAGGAAAGAGGGATAACAACAAGAACCATAGCTAACCTTCATCCCGAAAAGAGAGGAGATTTTGACATAGTCATCGATTGCACCGGATCGTCATCAGGCATGGAGCGAGCCATGAAGCTGGTCAGGCCCGAAGGAACGATAGTTCTCAAATCAACCCTTGCCGGGGAAAGAACTTTCGATTTTAATCAGCTGGTTATAGATGAAATTACTCTCATCGGTTCCCGCTGCGGCCCCTTCGAACCTGCCATAAAAGCGCTTGAAAACAAGAGTGCAGATGTCAAACCGCTCATGAGCAAGGTCTTTACACTGGAAAATGGCCTTGAGGCTTTTGACTATGCCGCGCAAAAAGGGACGCTAAAGGTGTTGCTTAAGGCATAA
- a CDS encoding ATP-binding protein, producing MYHTFLEIFIVILLVALFYCLWKLGKNRSLRFFPHSKFGRTKEGEEDGWKLLHVIEQYPVSVVIADSEGIVEYVNPRFSEMTGYRSHEMPGKHLEFLARGCGDETLFDEMWTTVRSGESWKGEFCKEEKGKKCWAFMSIAPVRSIDGPVSNYIAIMEDITAGKEMALEIDRNRKIQVILNKILNISLEDLPLNEQLRRSLEVIMEGPFDGLGKSAAIMLADNENSELRLAAHVELSENIIEKCGTVPFGSCICGKVAESEELVPFDCAVNMEIMRAPDYLPEGGYGIPVRSVRGLLAVMSVHVGKGAESDEKEITFLRLAATTLAAVIEKKRGEEALQAARVEAVSANLAKSDFLANMSHEFRTPLNAVIGFSEMLILGVGGDLNEKQIEFVKDIYEGGEHLLSLINDILDLNKVESGKLDLDYSSVNMQDLIKKSFLFIRQCSENKGLTLSCQVGEGVGPVYCDERRIKQVLLNLLTNAVKFTEKGKIVVCASLKEKGAVMQVSVEDTGIGIKAEDLLMLFQPFSQVEGGYARKNEGSGLGLALCKNIINSHGGEIRAESTFGKGSRFIFTLPVKHEGLHEDKCISLAGE from the coding sequence ATGTATCATACCTTTCTTGAAATATTTATAGTCATTCTTCTTGTGGCGCTATTCTATTGTTTGTGGAAACTGGGAAAGAATCGCTCTCTACGTTTTTTTCCTCATTCAAAGTTTGGAAGAACAAAGGAGGGGGAGGAAGACGGCTGGAAATTACTGCACGTTATCGAACAGTATCCTGTATCCGTCGTTATTGCCGATAGCGAGGGAATCGTTGAGTATGTTAATCCCCGCTTTTCCGAAATGACGGGTTATAGATCGCATGAAATGCCGGGAAAGCATCTTGAGTTTTTGGCAAGGGGTTGTGGCGATGAAACGCTTTTTGATGAAATGTGGACAACCGTTAGGTCGGGAGAGAGCTGGAAGGGAGAATTTTGTAAAGAGGAGAAGGGAAAAAAATGCTGGGCCTTCATGTCCATTGCGCCTGTCAGAAGTATTGATGGCCCGGTCAGTAACTATATTGCCATTATGGAAGATATTACGGCCGGAAAGGAGATGGCCCTGGAGATTGATCGTAATCGCAAAATCCAGGTCATTCTCAATAAAATCCTCAATATTTCTCTTGAAGATCTCCCTTTGAATGAACAGCTCAGGCGATCGCTGGAGGTTATTATGGAAGGTCCCTTTGACGGCCTTGGTAAATCAGCCGCTATCATGCTTGCTGATAATGAAAACTCTGAATTAAGGTTGGCGGCCCATGTAGAACTGTCTGAAAATATAATTGAAAAATGTGGGACTGTTCCTTTTGGCAGCTGTATTTGTGGTAAAGTTGCAGAGAGTGAAGAGCTTGTGCCATTTGATTGTGCGGTCAATATGGAGATAATGCGCGCGCCCGATTACCTGCCCGAGGGGGGGTATGGTATTCCTGTCCGCTCGGTAAGGGGACTCCTTGCCGTTATGTCGGTTCACGTTGGCAAAGGGGCTGAAAGTGATGAAAAAGAGATAACTTTTCTCCGGCTCGCGGCAACGACACTTGCCGCTGTGATTGAAAAGAAGCGCGGCGAAGAGGCCTTGCAGGCAGCCAGGGTGGAGGCTGTTTCTGCCAATCTGGCAAAATCTGATTTTCTCGCCAATATGTCACATGAATTCAGGACCCCCCTTAATGCAGTTATCGGTTTTTCTGAAATGCTGATTCTTGGTGTGGGTGGAGACTTAAATGAAAAGCAGATCGAATTTGTTAAGGACATTTACGAAGGTGGTGAACATCTTCTTTCGCTTATTAATGATATTCTCGATTTAAATAAGGTAGAGTCAGGAAAGCTTGACCTCGACTATTCCTCCGTGAACATGCAGGACCTGATAAAGAAGAGCTTTCTCTTTATCAGGCAGTGCTCTGAAAACAAGGGGCTCACCCTTTCCTGCCAGGTTGGAGAGGGTGTTGGCCCTGTTTATTGTGATGAGAGGCGGATTAAACAGGTCCTTCTTAATCTTTTGACCAATGCCGTCAAATTTACTGAAAAGGGGAAGATTGTTGTTTGCGCGTCTCTTAAAGAGAAGGGCGCCGTTATGCAGGTATCTGTAGAAGATACGGGGATCGGCATCAAAGCGGAAGATTTACTGATGCTCTTTCAGCCTTTCAGTCAGGTTGAAGGGGGATATGCAAGAAAAAATGAAGGGTCAGGCCTTGGGCTTGCCCTTTGCAAAAATATTATCAATAGCCATGGAGGAGAGATCCGGGCTGAAAGTACTTTCGGCAAGGGAAGCCGCTTTATTTTCACTCTTCCCGTAAAGCATGAGGGCCTCCATGAAGATAAATGCATTTCTCTTGCAGGAGAATAA
- a CDS encoding PAS domain-containing protein, translating into MNSDKGFEHKGIMEWNVSSGEIVWSDEAYKILGIVPGGAPFSLDDFFNHVHDDDREITKRAIIIALENKISNIFNFRFIRPDRGSELFIHSTWHVEGDGSGEAVKITGILQDVTKRGITA; encoded by the coding sequence ATGAATAGCGACAAAGGTTTTGAACATAAGGGAATAATGGAGTGGAATGTCAGCTCCGGTGAAATAGTGTGGTCTGATGAAGCATATAAAATACTGGGTATTGTCCCCGGTGGCGCCCCCTTTTCCCTTGATGATTTTTTTAATCATGTCCATGATGATGATCGTGAAATTACAAAGCGGGCCATTATTATTGCCCTTGAGAACAAGATCTCAAATATTTTCAATTTCAGATTTATCCGCCCTGACAGGGGATCTGAACTTTTCATTCATTCCACCTGGCATGTTGAAGGTGACGGCAGCGGGGAAGCAGTCAAAATCACCGGGATTTTACAGGATGTTACCAAAAGAGGGATTACGGCCTGA
- a CDS encoding ATP-binding protein has protein sequence MAEDCQQTAILNRNELHEKLKWLMLFRVAVATILLITGVIVQFRESGTLLNAVTATFYPVAGLVFFLSILYIPILKYARKAANIARSQALIDIIIITFIVYISGGTDSPLSFLYMLTIISSTIVSYGNGGLWTASVSSIFYGILINIEYHNVLPSMVEVVTGLPQRLPDNLLYNTLANITAFYLVSFLSSYLSIQAKKAEEELLEKKIDYQSLEALNNDIVKNISSGLMTIDSNGIITSFNQAAEKMTGYSLEQVYGKNVHEILPDLDDMLKELNIHGPSNNIRRESWFKRADGKDYYIGYSMSPLRNSEGEQVGEIVVFQDLTTLKTMERELQKSDRLAAVGRFAASVAHEIRNPLASISGSIEILEKDLSGNMTGANERLMGIVLREIDRLNILIGEFLNYARPAVPRKQRININELISETIDLFINSEKEIKSIEIVNNCSTMAPIEADEGQIKQLVWNLIKNASDAMDEGGVVTIGDKAYEKNDKKGIEISISDTGCGMTREEAEKIFDPFYTSKEKGSGLGLSVAHSIIEAHDGFINVESEAGKGSTFTIMLPCK, from the coding sequence ATGGCTGAAGACTGCCAACAGACAGCGATACTTAATCGCAACGAACTTCATGAAAAACTGAAGTGGTTAATGCTCTTCAGGGTAGCTGTTGCAACTATTCTGCTTATTACAGGCGTTATCGTTCAGTTCAGGGAGAGCGGCACCCTTCTAAATGCGGTAACAGCAACCTTCTACCCCGTTGCCGGGCTCGTTTTCTTTCTCTCAATCTTATACATCCCCATCTTAAAGTATGCCAGGAAAGCCGCTAATATTGCCAGGTCCCAGGCACTCATCGACATTATTATTATTACCTTCATTGTCTATATCAGCGGAGGAACCGACAGTCCTTTATCCTTTCTCTATATGCTGACCATTATCAGTTCAACCATTGTCTCCTATGGGAATGGAGGATTATGGACGGCATCGGTGAGCAGCATTTTTTATGGCATTTTGATCAATATCGAGTATCATAATGTCCTTCCCTCCATGGTGGAAGTCGTTACAGGCCTTCCCCAGCGCCTGCCTGACAACCTGCTCTATAATACACTGGCAAACATTACTGCCTTTTACCTTGTATCATTTCTAAGCAGTTATCTCTCCATACAGGCAAAAAAAGCGGAAGAAGAACTGCTTGAAAAAAAAATAGATTATCAGTCACTGGAAGCGCTCAACAATGATATTGTAAAAAATATATCCAGCGGTCTTATGACCATTGACAGCAACGGCATTATTACCTCCTTTAACCAGGCTGCGGAAAAAATGACGGGCTACTCTCTTGAACAGGTTTATGGAAAAAATGTACACGAAATACTTCCTGACCTCGATGACATGTTAAAGGAGTTAAACATCCATGGTCCGTCAAATAATATTAGAAGAGAATCATGGTTTAAAAGAGCAGACGGCAAAGATTATTATATCGGTTACTCCATGTCGCCCCTAAGAAACTCGGAAGGAGAACAGGTTGGAGAAATCGTTGTTTTCCAAGACCTTACAACTCTGAAAACAATGGAAAGAGAACTGCAGAAATCGGACAGGCTGGCAGCAGTGGGAAGGTTTGCAGCCAGTGTGGCCCATGAAATCCGAAACCCGCTGGCATCTATCAGCGGCTCTATAGAAATTCTTGAAAAGGATTTATCAGGAAATATGACGGGAGCAAATGAAAGACTGATGGGTATCGTCTTAAGGGAAATCGACCGTTTAAATATCCTTATTGGTGAGTTTTTGAACTATGCCAGACCGGCAGTACCGAGAAAGCAAAGAATCAACATAAATGAACTTATTAGTGAAACAATTGATCTCTTTATAAATTCCGAAAAGGAGATTAAAAGCATTGAAATTGTCAACAATTGCAGTACAATGGCTCCCATAGAGGCCGACGAGGGACAAATCAAGCAACTGGTCTGGAATTTGATCAAAAATGCCTCTGATGCAATGGATGAAGGTGGTGTGGTCACTATAGGGGATAAAGCGTATGAGAAAAATGATAAAAAAGGAATTGAAATAAGTATCAGCGATACGGGCTGTGGAATGACACGTGAAGAAGCGGAAAAGATATTTGACCCCTTTTATACATCAAAAGAAAAAGGAAGCGGTCTTGGTTTATCTGTCGCACACAGTATCATAGAAGCCCATGACGGATTTATTAATGTAGAAAGTGAAGCAGGCAAAGGTTCCACCTTCACCATCATGTTGCCCTGTAAATAA
- a CDS encoding DUF1232 domain-containing protein translates to MGLFSNNRVSGTVSLIKFIWNLPQFIKLYWRLFCDGRVPFYLKILLVAALIYFLSPIDLIPELFNPLLGLSDDVAVLLLVFKYFIHKSPQDVVAEHVRRIETE, encoded by the coding sequence ATGGGATTATTTTCCAATAACAGGGTTTCCGGTACTGTAAGTCTTATAAAATTCATCTGGAACCTGCCACAATTTATAAAGCTTTACTGGCGGCTTTTTTGTGACGGGCGAGTGCCTTTCTATTTAAAAATTCTCCTCGTTGCAGCCCTTATTTACTTTCTTTCTCCCATTGATCTTATTCCCGAACTGTTTAATCCTCTTTTAGGTTTGTCAGACGATGTGGCCGTTCTTTTGCTGGTCTTTAAGTATTTCATACATAAATCGCCGCAGGATGTCGTGGCGGAACATGTACGAAGAATAGAGACGGAATAA
- a CDS encoding sigma-54 dependent transcriptional regulator: MNKNILVVDDELSMREFLEILLTAEKYNVDTAKNGADAIKMVRDNNYHVLMTDIHMPGMDGIELLKKVKEISPGTEVLMMTAYASTETAVEAMKCGAYDYITKPFKVDEIKLIIKNALEKINLKIENILLKKELKEGYHFGNVIGVSNNMREIYDLILRVAPTKSNILIEGESGTGKELVAKSIHNNSLRKNKPVITVNCGAMPENLLESELFGHVKGAFTGATSSKPGLFELADGGSIFLDEIGEMPLQLQVKILRLIQEKEYRRVGAVKDSKTDVRIIAATNRDLEEAVKEGLFREDLYYRLNVIKVTLPPLRERKEDIPALANHFLTKYNEELGRDIKRITTETMDMITHYDFPGNVRELENVIERAVALEQSDVILPESLPGSIKGEKVLASSEEIEIPDEGIDLEKMMDDMEKKLLEKSLKKTRGVKTKAARLLNLSFRSFRYRLAKHGFDDSDHEAE; this comes from the coding sequence TTGAATAAAAATATTCTTGTTGTCGATGATGAACTGAGCATGAGGGAATTTCTTGAAATTCTTCTTACCGCTGAAAAGTATAACGTCGACACGGCAAAAAACGGCGCCGATGCAATAAAAATGGTGCGGGACAATAATTACCATGTTCTTATGACCGACATCCATATGCCCGGCATGGACGGTATTGAACTGCTTAAAAAGGTAAAAGAGATCTCTCCCGGCACGGAAGTCCTGATGATGACGGCATACGCCTCAACGGAAACGGCAGTCGAGGCAATGAAGTGCGGCGCTTATGACTACATAACAAAACCTTTTAAGGTTGATGAAATCAAACTGATCATAAAAAATGCCCTTGAAAAGATAAACCTCAAAATTGAAAATATACTCCTCAAAAAAGAACTCAAGGAAGGTTATCACTTCGGCAACGTCATCGGTGTGAGTAATAATATGAGAGAGATCTATGATCTCATCTTGCGCGTCGCCCCGACTAAAAGCAATATTCTCATAGAAGGTGAAAGCGGAACGGGAAAAGAGCTCGTCGCAAAGTCCATTCACAACAACAGTCTGAGAAAAAACAAACCCGTTATAACGGTAAACTGCGGCGCCATGCCTGAAAACCTGCTGGAAAGCGAGCTTTTCGGTCATGTAAAAGGCGCATTTACAGGAGCAACATCGAGTAAACCGGGGCTTTTTGAACTGGCCGACGGGGGCTCTATATTTCTCGATGAAATAGGAGAAATGCCCCTCCAGCTCCAGGTAAAGATATTGAGGCTTATCCAGGAAAAAGAATACAGAAGAGTGGGGGCCGTAAAAGACAGCAAAACAGATGTTCGCATTATTGCAGCCACAAACAGGGACCTGGAAGAGGCAGTAAAAGAAGGTTTATTCAGGGAAGACCTCTATTACAGGCTAAACGTCATCAAGGTAACCCTTCCTCCTCTAAGAGAAAGGAAGGAAGATATTCCGGCGCTGGCCAATCATTTTCTGACAAAATATAACGAAGAACTGGGAAGGGATATCAAGAGAATCACCACTGAAACAATGGACATGATAACACACTATGATTTTCCAGGTAATGTGAGAGAGCTTGAAAATGTCATAGAAAGAGCAGTCGCCCTTGAACAAAGTGATGTCATCCTGCCGGAGTCGCTGCCCGGCAGCATTAAAGGTGAGAAAGTCCTGGCAAGCAGCGAAGAAATAGAGATTCCCGATGAGGGAATAGACCTGGAAAAAATGATGGATGATATGGAGAAAAAGCTTCTTGAAAAATCACTGAAAAAAACCAGGGGCGTCAAAACAAAAGCAGCGAGGCTGCTCAACCTTAGTTTCAGGTCTTTCAGATACAGGCTCGCCAAACATGGATTTGATGATAGTGATCATGAGGCTGAGTAA
- a CDS encoding cytochrome-c peroxidase, giving the protein MKKAFVFTLFLFFTAPGAWAEDLRKLALHEGLQPIPANVSELNKVIGSPDEKLVELGKKLFFDPRLSKSGLISCNTCHNLATGGTDGVSAAIGHKWVANPHHLNSPTVYNSVFNSSQMWDGRFADLEEQAKGPIQAPPEMAAAPELVVSRLKSIPAYAGEFKSAFAGEKAPLTFDNVAKAIAAFERTLITPSRFDAFLNGKGKALSEGEKKGLKLFIDKGCVACHGGIGVGGGSLQPFPVAGKYKYDNLGDFKGNKNGFVKVPTLRNITNTAPYYHNGAVWTLEEAVTLMGELQLGMRLSRDEVNNIVAFLKALEGVKPKITYPVLPSSTADTPKPDAM; this is encoded by the coding sequence ATGAAAAAAGCTTTTGTTTTTACATTGTTTTTATTTTTTACTGCTCCGGGTGCATGGGCGGAGGATCTGAGGAAACTGGCCCTCCATGAGGGACTTCAACCCATACCTGCTAATGTATCGGAGCTAAACAAGGTCATCGGCAGCCCTGATGAAAAGCTTGTCGAACTGGGGAAAAAACTTTTTTTCGATCCCAGGCTCTCAAAAAGCGGACTTATAAGCTGTAATACCTGCCATAATCTCGCTACCGGTGGTACTGATGGCGTTTCTGCCGCAATCGGCCATAAATGGGTGGCAAATCCTCACCACCTAAACTCTCCTACCGTTTACAATTCCGTCTTTAATTCAAGCCAGATGTGGGATGGCCGATTCGCAGACCTGGAGGAGCAGGCCAAGGGTCCCATCCAGGCGCCACCGGAAATGGCCGCCGCCCCCGAGTTGGTCGTGAGCAGGTTAAAATCGATCCCTGCCTATGCAGGGGAGTTTAAAAGTGCCTTTGCCGGAGAGAAAGCGCCTCTTACCTTTGACAATGTTGCAAAAGCCATTGCCGCCTTTGAAAGGACGCTTATCACTCCATCGAGGTTTGATGCTTTTTTAAACGGCAAGGGTAAGGCTCTTTCAGAAGGCGAGAAAAAGGGACTCAAGCTTTTTATTGATAAGGGTTGCGTTGCCTGTCACGGCGGCATTGGTGTCGGTGGTGGAAGCCTTCAGCCTTTCCCCGTTGCAGGCAAATATAAATATGATAATCTCGGTGATTTTAAGGGAAACAAGAATGGCTTTGTTAAGGTGCCTACCCTCAGAAATATTACAAACACAGCGCCATATTACCATAACGGGGCTGTATGGACACTGGAAGAAGCTGTGACTTTGATGGGTGAGCTTCAATTGGGAATGAGACTATCCAGGGATGAGGTGAATAATATTGTGGCCTTCCTGAAGGCGCTTGAAGGCGTTAAACCGAAAATAACCTATCCTGTTCTTCCCTCGTCAACAGCTGATACACCAAAGCCGGATGCCATGTAA
- a CDS encoding ABC transporter ATP-binding protein, translating into MIETYGLTKRYGSYEALTGLDLKVKDGEFYGFLGPNGAGKTTTVKIMAGLLKPTSGRAILGGHDIMREPLKAKHLIGFIPDRPYIYEKLTAREFLLFNSRLFSIDENIALRKIDEFLEMFDLYEWKDELIESFSHGMRQKTIMAAALLHDPGIVIVDEPMVGLDPKGAKLVKKILKGLCKKGATVFMCTHSLFIAEELCDRVGIIQKGKVIAEGSMDELRALSKKTAKEGARLEDIFLTLTGEEGTDIVPDDLLR; encoded by the coding sequence ATGATAGAAACTTACGGGTTGACAAAGCGCTACGGCAGTTATGAGGCCCTTACCGGCCTTGATCTCAAGGTAAAGGATGGTGAGTTTTACGGTTTCCTGGGACCCAATGGTGCCGGGAAAACGACTACTGTCAAGATAATGGCGGGGCTTTTAAAGCCGACTTCCGGGAGAGCAATTCTGGGTGGCCATGATATTATGAGGGAGCCCCTCAAGGCAAAGCATCTCATCGGTTTTATCCCTGACAGGCCTTATATTTATGAAAAATTGACGGCCCGGGAATTTCTGCTTTTTAATTCGAGACTTTTTTCTATAGATGAAAATATTGCTTTAAGAAAGATAGATGAATTCCTGGAAATGTTTGATCTCTACGAGTGGAAAGATGAGCTTATCGAGAGTTTTTCCCACGGCATGCGGCAGAAGACAATCATGGCGGCAGCCCTGCTTCATGACCCCGGGATCGTTATCGTCGATGAACCGATGGTCGGTCTTGATCCCAAAGGGGCAAAGCTGGTTAAAAAGATACTGAAGGGGCTTTGCAAAAAAGGGGCAACCGTTTTTATGTGCACTCATTCCCTTTTTATTGCCGAAGAACTCTGTGACAGGGTAGGGATCATTCAGAAGGGAAAGGTTATTGCTGAAGGTTCTATGGATGAGCTGAGGGCGCTTTCAAAAAAAACGGCTAAAGAGGGGGCCCGACTTGAGGATATCTTCCTGACGCTTACCGGTGAAGAAGGCACGGATATCGTGCCTGATGATTTATTGAGGTGA
- a CDS encoding arsenate reductase family protein yields MNKIKVYEYNKCSTCRKAIKFLDAHNIPYETLPIVEQAPTKKELHKMLTFYGGDITKLFNTSGVVYREMGLGKKIKSMDTNEAIHLLSSRGKLVKRPFMISELFGLVGFKEEEWRENLGAGH; encoded by the coding sequence ATGAACAAAATCAAAGTTTATGAATACAACAAATGCAGCACATGCAGGAAAGCCATTAAATTTCTTGACGCTCATAATATCCCTTATGAAACCCTCCCCATTGTTGAGCAGGCGCCGACAAAAAAAGAACTGCATAAAATGCTAACCTTTTACGGAGGGGATATTACTAAACTCTTTAATACTTCCGGTGTCGTTTACCGTGAAATGGGCCTTGGCAAAAAAATCAAGTCAATGGATACAAATGAGGCTATCCATCTCCTTTCTTCCAGGGGCAAGCTTGTCAAGAGACCATTTATGATAAGTGAACTTTTCGGACTTGTGGGGTTTAAGGAAGAAGAGTGGAGAGAAAACTTAGGGGCGGGCCATTGA
- the dnaB gene encoding replicative DNA helicase — protein sequence MMTVELIGKVPPQNVDAELSILGGILLDNDAINAVLELLSPDDFYREQHRKIFNSMVTIAEKGEPVDLITLNDALKVTGVLDEVGGPAYIASLADGVPTAANIVYYAKIVKEKAVLRGLINTATEIVTKGYEESSDVDTFLDYAETRIFEISENKVRPSFYEIKSIVKDSFKTIEELYGRKDMVTGVPTGFKKLDNMTSGFQRSDLIIIAGRPSMGKTAFCLNVALNSVKEEYEGRKPVAIFSLEMSKEQLVTRMLCSEARVDAGRLRGGFLAESDWPKLTRAAGVLSESPIFIDDTPAISVLEMRAKARRLKADKGLGMVIVDYLQLMRGRDAMKSREQEISEISRSLKALAKELHVPVIALSQLSRAVEQRGGDKRPMLSDLRESGSIEQDADVVLFVFREEFYKRDDEELKGLAEIIIGKQRNGPVGMVKLAWLSEFTRFENLVDED from the coding sequence ATGATGACGGTCGAACTCATAGGTAAAGTCCCTCCACAGAATGTCGATGCAGAATTATCCATTCTCGGTGGAATCCTTCTCGATAATGATGCAATCAACGCTGTTCTGGAACTGCTGAGTCCTGACGACTTTTACAGGGAACAGCACAGGAAGATTTTTAATAGCATGGTGACTATTGCGGAAAAAGGGGAACCTGTCGACCTTATTACGCTTAATGATGCCCTCAAGGTAACAGGTGTTCTCGATGAGGTAGGGGGGCCTGCCTATATCGCATCGCTTGCCGACGGGGTTCCGACGGCAGCCAATATTGTCTACTATGCAAAGATAGTAAAGGAAAAGGCCGTCCTGAGAGGTCTCATTAATACGGCTACGGAAATTGTTACCAAGGGCTATGAAGAGAGCAGTGATGTCGATACCTTTCTCGATTATGCCGAGACCCGCATATTTGAAATATCTGAAAATAAAGTTCGTCCCTCATTTTACGAAATAAAGAGCATTGTAAAAGACAGTTTTAAGACCATTGAGGAACTCTATGGCCGTAAAGACATGGTTACCGGCGTTCCTACCGGTTTTAAAAAACTTGACAATATGACTTCCGGTTTTCAGCGTTCCGATCTTATTATTATTGCCGGAAGGCCTTCCATGGGCAAGACCGCCTTTTGTCTTAACGTGGCCCTTAATTCCGTCAAGGAAGAATATGAGGGAAGAAAACCTGTGGCTATATTTTCCCTGGAAATGTCGAAAGAGCAGCTTGTGACGAGGATGCTCTGTTCCGAGGCGAGGGTAGATGCAGGCCGCTTGAGGGGCGGTTTTCTTGCCGAGTCGGACTGGCCAAAGCTCACAAGGGCTGCCGGCGTGCTTTCTGAATCGCCCATATTTATTGATGATACGCCGGCCATCTCTGTTCTGGAGATGAGGGCCAAGGCAAGGAGGCTGAAGGCTGATAAGGGGCTTGGTATGGTTATTGTCGACTATTTGCAGCTCATGAGGGGCAGGGATGCTATGAAAAGCCGGGAACAGGAGATATCCGAAATATCGAGGTCCCTCAAGGCGCTGGCCAAGGAACTCCATGTCCCTGTCATTGCCCTGTCACAGCTTAGCCGGGCCGTAGAGCAAAGAGGAGGCGATAAAAGACCCATGCTTTCAGACCTTAGAGAAAGTGGAAGTATCGAGCAGGATGCCGATGTGGTGCTCTTTGTTTTCAGGGAAGAGTTTTACAAAAGGGACGATGAAGAACTGAAGGGCCTGGCTGAAATCATTATCGGTAAGCAGAGAAATGGGCCTGTGGGAATGGTGAAACTTGCCTGGCTCAGTGAATTTACGAGGTTTGAAAATCTGGTTGATGAGGATTGA